In Manis pentadactyla isolate mManPen7 chromosome 8, mManPen7.hap1, whole genome shotgun sequence, the following are encoded in one genomic region:
- the C8H10orf88 gene encoding ATPase PAAT, giving the protein METRPEDVGLARGLMLGSSWDAACGSLAQSVHLAGSGVGAGDLDWEELLAPPAPGQDLVVLKRSLTNQDENPCFLYLRCAPNGGEGIVSIGILSSARNMEVYLGEEYCGTSRGKNICNVLDDSEHEKVILYKKYLKLESSTHACKIKLLSFGEKQCVFISKVVIHMRPVSTNSSTCSPALGSRIDLEKVQTIMESVGSRLSPGAQQLMNMIRFQQQNCIPVGEQRQSGLDPAGYKHMIGLQSSSPSGALGKSSSTPFPFRTGLTSANVTEDLKAYIEKSTQPHSEGNITNLEEYKIMPQNHSLLENDLKNAVSSFLQKKASDSSSIPTSELLPFLQNLCSQVNHLRVGRNIPWPENIAKPSEGIIGIAMEEQPVCSYLEKILSKNMELMEKKLMDYIDQRIYKLQEHIDNKIALLVDLLQNPSSPPSGMPLRHYDSGERLSNGER; this is encoded by the exons ATGGAGACCCGGCCCGAGGACGTGGGTCTGGCTCGCGGCCTGATGCTAGGCTCTTCCTGGGATGCCGCATGCGGATCGCTGGCCCAGAGCGTCCACCTCGCCGGGTCTGGTGTCGGCGCCGGAGACTTGGACTGGGAGGAGCTGCTGGCGCCGCCTGCCCCGGG CCAGGATCTGGTGGTTTTGAAAAGGAGCCTGACCAACCAGGATgaaaacccctgctttctttacCTGAGATGTGCCCCTAACGGAGGTGAAGGCATCGTTTCTATTGGCATTTTAAGTTCAGCAAGAAATATGGAAGTCTACTTAGGAGAGGAGTACTGTGGAACCAGTAGAGGCAAGAATATTTGTAATGTTCTGGATGACAG tgaacATGAAAAGGTTATTTTATACAAAAAATATCTAAAACTGGAGTCTTCCACACATGCTTGCAAAATAAAG tTGCTTTCCTTTGGTGAAAAGCAGTGTGTGTTCATCAGTAAAGTTGTGATCCACATGAGGCCAGTTTCGACAAATTCTTCAACATGCTCTCCTGCTCTAGGATCAAGGATAGACCTTGAGAAGGTCCAAACCATCATGGAGTCCGTGGGGTCAAGGTTATCACCTGGAGCTCAGCAGTTGATGAATATGATTAGATTTCAGCAGCAG AATTGTATTCCCGTTGGAGAGCAGCGTCAGTCAGGTTTGGACCCTGCTGGATACAAGCACATGATTGGGCTACAGTCATCATCTCCTTCAGGAGCCCTTGGCAAGTCATCCTCCACGccttttccttttagaactgggTTGACATCTGCAAATGTGACTGAAGACTTAAAAGCTTACATTGAGAAAAGTACACAACCACACAGTGAAGGAAATATTACAAACCTCGAAGAGTATAAAATAATGCCACAAAACCATTCTCTTCTTGAAAATGATCTTAAAAATGCAGTATCTTCTTTCTTACAAAAGAAAGCAAGTGACAGCTCAAGTATACCTACCTCTGAGTTGCTGCCTTTTCTCCAGAACTTGTGTAGTCAAGTTAACCATCTCCGTGTGGGACGTAACATCCCGTGGCCAGAAAACATCGCCAAGCCCAGTGAAGGCATTATTGGCATTGC aatggAAGAGCAACCTGTTTGCTCCTACTTGGAAAAGATTCTTTCCAAAAATATGGAACTGATGGAAAAGAAACTTATGGACTACATTGATCAGCGAATATATAAACTCCAAGAGCACATAGATAATAAGATTGCTCTGTTAGTGGACTTGCTGCAAAATCCCAGCTCCCCACCCAGTGGGATGCCTCTAAGACATTATGATTCTGGAGAAAGACTTTCAAATGGAGAAAGATAA